One Salvia splendens isolate huo1 chromosome 22, SspV2, whole genome shotgun sequence DNA segment encodes these proteins:
- the LOC121785974 gene encoding uncharacterized protein LOC121785974 isoform X2: protein MSAAMEDSAAKDQVRSASRLLRYPLRSATRIKEVKPPLADSTNSHSATKRGRLASSVTKSVSVLDLSGKEKSARPPRRLSVPSKPNASSASKSFGNITPISEARSKRTGVNQGPSDTPLSDVSKSSNRKKFNVLASASYWLTQIKHSESVGKHSISLGFFKLALEAGCEPMQKMSDELKSYARTHELSGLKESVKELFEGYKISENYEPSVASLTGSQVPAEPNQSSEDDARSSSSSITDAEKVKPKSLDIASEEIEQAKQSKNEVTQKDESVKKTRRSVPASSKPVSEARRRSIQRKPSKPVKQEPAKVDNKVKKQGKKPAQVVEPVDSQPESLQEDKENMAESQTEEVASAV, encoded by the exons ATGTCTGCTGCTATGGAGGATTCTGCTGCGAAAGACCAAG TAAGATCGGCCTCGAGGCTTCTCCGGTATCCGCTCCGATCTGCTACGAGAATTAAGGAGGTGAAACCGCCGCTCGCTGACTCCACGAATTCCCACTCTGCCACTAAAAG GGGAAGGCTTGCTTCAAGTGTGACTAAGAGTGTGAGTGTTCTCGATCTCTCCGGCAAGGAGAAGTCTGCCAGGCCTCCTAGACGCCTCTCCGTTCCTTCAAAGCCCAATGCCAGCTCTGCTTCCAAGTCTTTCGGCAACATCACGCCCATCTCTGAGGCTAGATCAAAGAGAACTGGTGTCAACCAAGGACCGAGTGACACACCTCTATCCGATGTATCAAAGTCATCCAATCGGAAGAAATTCAACGTGCTAGCATCAGCATCTTACTGGCTGACTCAAATTAAGCACTCTGAATCTGTTGGAAAGCACTCCATCTCTCTTGGCTTCTTCAAGCTTGCTTTGGAGGCTGGATGTGAG ccTATGCAGAAGATGAGTGACGAGCTGAAATCATATGCGCGCACTCACGAACTCTCTGGACTTAAAGAATCTGTCAAAGAACTATTTGAGGGCTACAAGATTTCAGAAAACTATGAGCCTTCGGTTGCATCTCTAACCGGCTCTCAAGTACCTGCTGAACCTAATCAGTCGTCTGAAGATGATGCTCGTAGTTCATCATCTTCTATTACGGATGCTGAGAAGGTGAAGCCAAAGTCACTGGACATAGCTTCTGAAGAGATTGAGCAAGCGAAGCAATCCAAGAATGAAGTTACTCAGAAGGATGAGTCGGTGAAGAAGACCAGAAGATCAGTTCCTGCAAGCTCGAAGCCTGTTTCTGAAGCCAGGAGACGTAGCATTCAAAGGAAACCCTCGAAACCGGTGAAGCAAGAACCTGCCAAAGTCGATAACAAGGTGAAGAAGCAGGGCAAGAAGCCTGCACAAG TTGTGGAGCCAGTAGACTCTCAGCCAGAGTCTCTTCAAGAAGACAAAGAAAACATG GCTGAATCACAGACAGAGGAGGTGGCTTCAGCAGTTTAG
- the LOC121787248 gene encoding WRKY transcription factor 72A-like isoform X1, whose amino-acid sequence MDISLHKSVLGDESKPSESNGDEESCVEEIVLHQFGAGKGAQDNDNQKNSNCSNQGLAVTNMERPSRESESRSSSSTKKEQLDEQLGTTKAEMDEVMEENQRLKMYLDRILQDYRTLQMQYRDVVQREAMAKSPHRSDHDLTEAPADHEVIDLSLAMSSMDRKVELHKTPKINDNEIGDDKQGLSLGLDCKFDLPEKSPVLEHSMEEVKEEAGETWPPKGVKNGRDGGGEDEISQQNPTKRARVSVRVRCDTPTMNDGCQWRKYGQKISKGNPCPRAYYRCTVAPSCPVRKQVQRCAEDMSILITTYEGTHNHPLPISATAMASTTSAAASMLMSGSSTSGTGPSSSSSITTTANLHGLNFYLSDNSRTKPAFYLPNSSISPSYPTITLDLTSSSSSSASSHLNRLGSSVNNNNFVPRYSTTNLNFSSLESNPLPVSYNNATLNYGQQQQINRNQNAASLSFGSQPYENLYQSYLQKTMSNPNPNPNQQNLGPDTIAAATKAITSDPSFQTVLAAALTSIIGGNHNAAEKSSGGDAFPILSSFPPNSNSNKCAPHFMNKSSSSSSSQQPGLTLLSPPFLFSSSNKSKSNSPADNRDHV is encoded by the exons ATGGATATTTCTTTGCATAAATCTGTTCTTGGAGACGAGAGCAAGCCTTCTGAATCTAACGGCGATGAAGAAAGTTGTGTCGAAGAGATCGTTCTTCATCAG TTTGGTGCTGGAAAAGGAGCCCAAGATAATGATAATCAGAAGAATTCGAATTGCAGCAACCAG GGGTTGGCTGTAACAAACATGGAAAGACCATCTCGTGAGTCTGAATCCAGATCATCTTCATCTACTAAAAAGGAACAG TTGGATGAACAACTTGGAACAACAAAAGCAGAAATGGATGAAGTGATGGAGGAAAATCAACGGCTTAAGATGTATTTAGATCGAATTCTCCAAGATTACCGAACCCTACAAATGCAATACAGAGACGTGGTGCAGCGAGAGGCAATGGCGAAATCTCCTCATCGAAGCGATCATGATCTCACAGAAGCACCGGCTGATCATGAGGTCATTGATCTCAGCTTGGCAATGAGCTCCATGGACAGAAAAGTCGAATTGCATAAAACGCCAAAAATCAACGATAATGAAATTGGAGACGATAAGCAAGGGTTGTCGCTAGGACTTGATTGCAAATTCGACTTGCCAGAGAAATCCCCGGTCCTTGAACATAGCATGGAGGAAGTGAAGGAGGAAGCCGGGGAGACGTGGCCGCCTAAAGGTGTTAAGAATGGGAGAGATGGCGGTGGAGAAGATGAGATTTCACAACAAAACCCTACTAAACGAGCTAGGGTTTCAGTGAGGGTTAGATGTGACACACCAACG ATGAATGATGGTTGTCAATGGCGGAAGTACGGACAAAAAATCTCCAAGGGGAATCCATGCCCTCGTGCGTACTATCGTTGCACGGTGGCGCCATCCTGCCCAGTTAGAAAACAG GTACAAAGGTGTGCAGAGGATATGTCAATCCTAATCACAACATACGAAGGCACGCACAACCATCCACTCCCGATCTCAGCCACCGCCATGGCCTCCACCACTTCTGCCGCGGCCTCAATGCTCATGTCCGGCTCCTCAACCTCAGGAACCGGGCCGAGCTCGTCCTCCTCCATCACCACCACGGCCAACCTCCACGGCCTAAACTTCTACCTCTCCGACAATTCAAGAACGAAGCCGGCCTTCTACCTCCCAAACTCCTCAATCTCCCCCTCATATCCCACCATCACCCTCGATCTCACCTCCTCGTCCTCCTCCTCCGCTTCGTCCCATCTAAATCGCCTAGGCAGCAGTGTCAACAACAACAACTTCGTTCCACGATACTCGACCACAAACCTCAACTTCAGCTCTTTAGAATCAAACCCTCTCCCAGTCTCTTACAACAATGCAACTTTAAACTATGGCCAACAACAACAAATCAACCGAAACCAAAATGCAGCTTCTCTGAGCTTCGGTTCGCAACCCTACGAAAACCTATACCAATCCTACTTGCAGAAAACTATGTCaaacccaaaccctaaccctaatcaacAGAATTTAGGGCCAGACACCATTGCAGCTGCAACAAAGGCAATTACATCGGATCCTAGCTTTCAAACTGTCCTAGCCGCCGCTCTAACCTCCATCATCGGCGGCAACCACAACGCAGCCGAGAAATCGAGCGGCGGTGATGCTTTCCCTATTCTATCTAGCTTCCCGCCAAATTCAAATTCGAACAAATGCGCACCGCATTTTATGAACAAGTCTTCGTCCTCGTCGAGCTCTCAGCAGCCTGGTTTGACGCTTCTTTCGCCTCCTTTTCTGTTTTCGAGCTCGAATAAGAGCAAGTCTAACTCACCGGCTGATAACAGGGATCACGTATAG
- the LOC121787928 gene encoding uncharacterized protein LOC121787928, producing MTSRLATSAIRCLSLRRGVRSSVYVSAAEARFVRRNLEEIDPRQLKPWDIKRELAKPPAYHWPPDLALSVYEIKCTSSCLQLDIYPKPKPETLVYYHGCVLEL from the exons ATGACTTCCCGCTTGGCTACCTCCGCCATTCGCTGCCTTTCTCTCCGCAGAGGTGTTCGATCTTCCGTTTATGTTTCAGCGGCCGAAGCTCGATTCGTCCGCAG AAACTTAGAAGAGATTGATCCCCGTCAGTTGAAACCTTGGGATATTAAACGTGAATTGGCTAAACCCCCAG CTTACCATTGGCCACCTGATCTTGCTTTGAGCGTGTACGAGATAAAATGTACATCATCATGCTTACAACTTGACATCTACCCTAAGCCTAAGCCTGAGACCCTTGTTTATTATCATGGTTGTGTTCTTGAGctttag
- the LOC121787248 gene encoding WRKY transcription factor 72A-like isoform X2, with product MERPSRESESRSSSSTKKEQLDEQLGTTKAEMDEVMEENQRLKMYLDRILQDYRTLQMQYRDVVQREAMAKSPHRSDHDLTEAPADHEVIDLSLAMSSMDRKVELHKTPKINDNEIGDDKQGLSLGLDCKFDLPEKSPVLEHSMEEVKEEAGETWPPKGVKNGRDGGGEDEISQQNPTKRARVSVRVRCDTPTMNDGCQWRKYGQKISKGNPCPRAYYRCTVAPSCPVRKQVQRCAEDMSILITTYEGTHNHPLPISATAMASTTSAAASMLMSGSSTSGTGPSSSSSITTTANLHGLNFYLSDNSRTKPAFYLPNSSISPSYPTITLDLTSSSSSSASSHLNRLGSSVNNNNFVPRYSTTNLNFSSLESNPLPVSYNNATLNYGQQQQINRNQNAASLSFGSQPYENLYQSYLQKTMSNPNPNPNQQNLGPDTIAAATKAITSDPSFQTVLAAALTSIIGGNHNAAEKSSGGDAFPILSSFPPNSNSNKCAPHFMNKSSSSSSSQQPGLTLLSPPFLFSSSNKSKSNSPADNRDHV from the exons ATGGAAAGACCATCTCGTGAGTCTGAATCCAGATCATCTTCATCTACTAAAAAGGAACAG TTGGATGAACAACTTGGAACAACAAAAGCAGAAATGGATGAAGTGATGGAGGAAAATCAACGGCTTAAGATGTATTTAGATCGAATTCTCCAAGATTACCGAACCCTACAAATGCAATACAGAGACGTGGTGCAGCGAGAGGCAATGGCGAAATCTCCTCATCGAAGCGATCATGATCTCACAGAAGCACCGGCTGATCATGAGGTCATTGATCTCAGCTTGGCAATGAGCTCCATGGACAGAAAAGTCGAATTGCATAAAACGCCAAAAATCAACGATAATGAAATTGGAGACGATAAGCAAGGGTTGTCGCTAGGACTTGATTGCAAATTCGACTTGCCAGAGAAATCCCCGGTCCTTGAACATAGCATGGAGGAAGTGAAGGAGGAAGCCGGGGAGACGTGGCCGCCTAAAGGTGTTAAGAATGGGAGAGATGGCGGTGGAGAAGATGAGATTTCACAACAAAACCCTACTAAACGAGCTAGGGTTTCAGTGAGGGTTAGATGTGACACACCAACG ATGAATGATGGTTGTCAATGGCGGAAGTACGGACAAAAAATCTCCAAGGGGAATCCATGCCCTCGTGCGTACTATCGTTGCACGGTGGCGCCATCCTGCCCAGTTAGAAAACAG GTACAAAGGTGTGCAGAGGATATGTCAATCCTAATCACAACATACGAAGGCACGCACAACCATCCACTCCCGATCTCAGCCACCGCCATGGCCTCCACCACTTCTGCCGCGGCCTCAATGCTCATGTCCGGCTCCTCAACCTCAGGAACCGGGCCGAGCTCGTCCTCCTCCATCACCACCACGGCCAACCTCCACGGCCTAAACTTCTACCTCTCCGACAATTCAAGAACGAAGCCGGCCTTCTACCTCCCAAACTCCTCAATCTCCCCCTCATATCCCACCATCACCCTCGATCTCACCTCCTCGTCCTCCTCCTCCGCTTCGTCCCATCTAAATCGCCTAGGCAGCAGTGTCAACAACAACAACTTCGTTCCACGATACTCGACCACAAACCTCAACTTCAGCTCTTTAGAATCAAACCCTCTCCCAGTCTCTTACAACAATGCAACTTTAAACTATGGCCAACAACAACAAATCAACCGAAACCAAAATGCAGCTTCTCTGAGCTTCGGTTCGCAACCCTACGAAAACCTATACCAATCCTACTTGCAGAAAACTATGTCaaacccaaaccctaaccctaatcaacAGAATTTAGGGCCAGACACCATTGCAGCTGCAACAAAGGCAATTACATCGGATCCTAGCTTTCAAACTGTCCTAGCCGCCGCTCTAACCTCCATCATCGGCGGCAACCACAACGCAGCCGAGAAATCGAGCGGCGGTGATGCTTTCCCTATTCTATCTAGCTTCCCGCCAAATTCAAATTCGAACAAATGCGCACCGCATTTTATGAACAAGTCTTCGTCCTCGTCGAGCTCTCAGCAGCCTGGTTTGACGCTTCTTTCGCCTCCTTTTCTGTTTTCGAGCTCGAATAAGAGCAAGTCTAACTCACCGGCTGATAACAGGGATCACGTATAG
- the LOC121785974 gene encoding uncharacterized protein LOC121785974 isoform X1 codes for MSAAMEDSAAKDQAVRSASRLLRYPLRSATRIKEVKPPLADSTNSHSATKRGRLASSVTKSVSVLDLSGKEKSARPPRRLSVPSKPNASSASKSFGNITPISEARSKRTGVNQGPSDTPLSDVSKSSNRKKFNVLASASYWLTQIKHSESVGKHSISLGFFKLALEAGCEPMQKMSDELKSYARTHELSGLKESVKELFEGYKISENYEPSVASLTGSQVPAEPNQSSEDDARSSSSSITDAEKVKPKSLDIASEEIEQAKQSKNEVTQKDESVKKTRRSVPASSKPVSEARRRSIQRKPSKPVKQEPAKVDNKVKKQGKKPAQVVEPVDSQPESLQEDKENMAESQTEEVASAV; via the exons ATGTCTGCTGCTATGGAGGATTCTGCTGCGAAAGACCAAG CAGTAAGATCGGCCTCGAGGCTTCTCCGGTATCCGCTCCGATCTGCTACGAGAATTAAGGAGGTGAAACCGCCGCTCGCTGACTCCACGAATTCCCACTCTGCCACTAAAAG GGGAAGGCTTGCTTCAAGTGTGACTAAGAGTGTGAGTGTTCTCGATCTCTCCGGCAAGGAGAAGTCTGCCAGGCCTCCTAGACGCCTCTCCGTTCCTTCAAAGCCCAATGCCAGCTCTGCTTCCAAGTCTTTCGGCAACATCACGCCCATCTCTGAGGCTAGATCAAAGAGAACTGGTGTCAACCAAGGACCGAGTGACACACCTCTATCCGATGTATCAAAGTCATCCAATCGGAAGAAATTCAACGTGCTAGCATCAGCATCTTACTGGCTGACTCAAATTAAGCACTCTGAATCTGTTGGAAAGCACTCCATCTCTCTTGGCTTCTTCAAGCTTGCTTTGGAGGCTGGATGTGAG ccTATGCAGAAGATGAGTGACGAGCTGAAATCATATGCGCGCACTCACGAACTCTCTGGACTTAAAGAATCTGTCAAAGAACTATTTGAGGGCTACAAGATTTCAGAAAACTATGAGCCTTCGGTTGCATCTCTAACCGGCTCTCAAGTACCTGCTGAACCTAATCAGTCGTCTGAAGATGATGCTCGTAGTTCATCATCTTCTATTACGGATGCTGAGAAGGTGAAGCCAAAGTCACTGGACATAGCTTCTGAAGAGATTGAGCAAGCGAAGCAATCCAAGAATGAAGTTACTCAGAAGGATGAGTCGGTGAAGAAGACCAGAAGATCAGTTCCTGCAAGCTCGAAGCCTGTTTCTGAAGCCAGGAGACGTAGCATTCAAAGGAAACCCTCGAAACCGGTGAAGCAAGAACCTGCCAAAGTCGATAACAAGGTGAAGAAGCAGGGCAAGAAGCCTGCACAAG TTGTGGAGCCAGTAGACTCTCAGCCAGAGTCTCTTCAAGAAGACAAAGAAAACATG GCTGAATCACAGACAGAGGAGGTGGCTTCAGCAGTTTAG